Proteins from a genomic interval of Trifolium pratense cultivar HEN17-A07 linkage group LG6, ARS_RC_1.1, whole genome shotgun sequence:
- the LOC123890629 gene encoding preprotein translocase subunit SCY2, chloroplastic has protein sequence MLSAITLSSLLSSLAMEATRFSFYHFHPHNFRPKPNAFPGRRHTQTIHTIRTRVSLFTTNSPSLNRRIYVNFSDRLGSDYMRVQTPHLSEEVVPETSGNDSEAIVASSDNLRILEVKPKTFKNRFLNFVRFGSVINGAAETFFKSEIRRRLFVTAVLIVISRVGYFIPLPGFDRRLIPKDYMSFVAGSSVDELGDFSSELKLSLFQLGISPQIVASILMQVLCHVVPSLVKLRKEGLDGHEKIKSYIWWMSLGFAIIEALVVSFYSLPYSIYAASYRIKHVMVTTSLLVCGAMTITWICDTISESGFGQGSSLIICVGILTGYMETLHKMLTQLSVSAVSWWPYVLAVLGLFTIVTMWAVVVTEGCRKVKLQYYGFKLASAAREQSPITEVEPYIPFNINPAGMQPVLTTSYLLAFPSIVAGLLGSPFWGNVKEILNPETSVGAEPWVYYSIYAFFVFLFNIFDIANLPKEIADYLNKMGARIPNVKPGKATIEYLSKVQASTRFWGGLLLSVLATTSSVLDHYLRRTNAGFAIGFTSVLIIVGSIIELRRSYQAYNVMPSLSNALRRYGV, from the exons ATGCTTTCAGCGATCACTCTATCATCACTTTTGTCAAGTTTAGCCATGGAAGCAACGCGATTCTCCTTCTACCACTTCCATCCCCACAACTTCCGACCCAAACCCAACGCATTTCCAG GAAGAAGACACACACAAACAATCCACACAATTAGAACTAGGGTTTCGCTTTTCACAACAAATTCACCTTCGCTTAACCGGAGAATTTACGTTAACTTCTCCGACCGACTCGGAAGTGATTACATGCGCGTTCAGACACCGCATTTGAGTGAAGAAGTTGTTCCGGAAACTAGTGGTAACGATAGTGAAGCAATTGTTGCTTCTTCTGATAACTTGAGAATTTTAGAGGTTAAACCTAAAACGTTCAAAAATAGGTTTCTGAATTTTGTGCGTTTTGGTTCTGTTATTAATGGTGCTGCTGAAACGTTTTTTAAGAGTGAGATTAGGAGGAGATTGTTTGTTACTGCTGTGTTAATTGTGATTAGTCGTGTTGGTTATTTTATTCCTCTTCCTGGATTTGATAGAAGGTTGATACCTAAAGATTATATGAGCTTTGTTGCTGGTTCATCTGTTG ATGAACTTGGTGACTTCTCCTCTGAGCTGAAGCTGTCTCTTTTCCAACTTGGAATCAGTCCACAGATAGTAGCATCTATCCTTATGCAG GTATTATGTCATGTTGTTCCTTCTCTAGTAAAGTTGCGGAAAGAAGGTTTGGATGGGCATGAGAAGATTAAGAGTTATAT TTGGTGGATGTCATTGGGCTTTGCAATTATAGAAGCTCTAGTAGTTTCTTTCTACTCACTTCCATACTCAATCTACGCTGCTAGTTATAG GATCAAACATGTAATGGTGACAACTTCGTTGCTGGTTTGTGGTGCAATGACTATTACATGGATATGTGATACCATATCAGAATCTGGATTTG GTCAAGGTTCATCTCTTATCATATGTGTTGGAATACTGACGGGGTATATGGAGACATTACACAAAATGCTTACTCAGCTTTCAG TGAGTGCTGTTAGTTGGTGGCCATATGTGCTTGCAGTATTGGGTCTCTTCACAATAGTCACTATGTGGGCAGTTGTAGTAACTGAAGGTTGCAGGAAAGTAAAGCTTCAGTACTATGGTTTCAAACTTGCTTCTGCTGCAAG GGAGCAATCGCCTATTACTGAAGTGGAGCCCTATATTCCTTTCAATATAAATCCAGCAGGGATGCAACCTGTTCTTACCACCTCTTACCTCTTGGCCTTTCCAAGCATTGTCGCTGG TTTGCTTGGGTCACCTTTTTGGGGGAATGTGAAGGAAATATTGAATCCCGAAACTTCTGTTGGTGCTGAACCGTGGGTCTACTATTCAATATATGCCTTCTTTGTCTTCCTTttcaatatatttgatatt GCTAACTTGCCAAAGGAAATTGCTGATTACTTGAATAAGATGGGTGCAAGAATACCAAATGTTAAGCCCGGGAAGGCTACAATAGAGTACCTCTCAAAGGTTCAGGCATCCACACGATTTTGGG GGGGGCTATTGTTAAGTGTTTTGGCCACTACTTCAAGTGTTCTTGATCACTATTTACGGCGTACCAATGCTGGATTTGCTATTGGTTTTACATCAGTTCTAATTATT GTTGGTTCCATTATTGAACTAAGAAGATCGTATCAAGCATATAATGTGATGCCAAGCTTAAGCAATGCTTTGAGACGTTATGGTGTATAA
- the LOC123889789 gene encoding uncharacterized protein LOC123889789 isoform X1 — MSSVQVPEMDPAEIYTTSDTMDSSAIFHTINDVVAFVLYMHQQIPSTVQDMSAEFDSMHSEYKQLEMDMGNEVKASFRRKHVSRMREIKVGIKRLDKLMSSLSNVQTALKLMINEVHTIGGVVLALGGSSLRPQNVYVLEFPCRIDVSNAGDDFARNKAAEALSRKAIRTLISKDAGSVTYPGPNKLFVLIKAPSSFNLPQHFLPKRDFKYNRKIVPLRLLFKCRNQDQEVAASTSEDLIWFQCRHVIKGLAMNAMAEE; from the exons ATGAGCAGCGTCCAGGTACCGGAGATGGATCCCGCCGAGATCTACACCACATCAGACACCATGGATTCCTCCGCAATCTTTCACACCATCAACGACGTCGTAGCGTTCGTTCTTTATATGCACCAGCAAATCCCCTC AACAGTGCAAGATATGAGCGCTGAGTTCGATTCAATGCATTCCGAGTATAAGCAACTG GAGATGGATATGGGAAATGAAGTGAAGGCGTCGTTTAGGAGGAAGCATGTGAGTAGAATGAGGGAAATCAAAGTAGGAATAAAGAGATTAGATAAGTTGATGAGTTCTCTTTCGAATGTACAAACTGCACTTAAATTGATGATCAATGAGGTTCATACCATAGGTGGAGTTGTTTTGGCTCTTGGAGGTAGCTCCCTTAGACCTCAGAATGTTTATGTATTGGAATTTCCATGTCGAATTGATGTTTCCAATGCCGGGGATGATTTTGCTAGGAACAAAGCTGCTGAGGCGCTTTCCAGAAAG GCAATTCGAACGTTGATATCAAAGGATGCTGGGTCTGTTACTTATCCTG GTCCTAACAAACTGTTTGTGTTAATCAAGGCCCCTTCTTCTTTCAACCTGCCTCAGCATTTTCTGCCCAAACGTGATTTTAAGTACAACAGAAAG ATTGTGCCTCTCAGGCTATTGTTTAAGTGCCGGAACCAGGATCAGGAAGTCGCTGCTTCTACTTCAGAAGATTTGATCTG GTTTCAATGCCGACATGTGATAAAAGGCCTTGCAATGAATGCAATGGCAGAAGAATGA
- the LOC123889789 gene encoding uncharacterized protein LOC123889789 isoform X2 — protein sequence MSAEFDSMHSEYKQLEMDMGNEVKASFRRKHVSRMREIKVGIKRLDKLMSSLSNVQTALKLMINEVHTIGGVVLALGGSSLRPQNVYVLEFPCRIDVSNAGDDFARNKAAEALSRKAIRTLISKDAGSVTYPGPNKLFVLIKAPSSFNLPQHFLPKRDFKYNRKIVPLRLLFKCRNQDQEVAASTSEDLIWFQCRHVIKGLAMNAMAEE from the exons ATGAGCGCTGAGTTCGATTCAATGCATTCCGAGTATAAGCAACTG GAGATGGATATGGGAAATGAAGTGAAGGCGTCGTTTAGGAGGAAGCATGTGAGTAGAATGAGGGAAATCAAAGTAGGAATAAAGAGATTAGATAAGTTGATGAGTTCTCTTTCGAATGTACAAACTGCACTTAAATTGATGATCAATGAGGTTCATACCATAGGTGGAGTTGTTTTGGCTCTTGGAGGTAGCTCCCTTAGACCTCAGAATGTTTATGTATTGGAATTTCCATGTCGAATTGATGTTTCCAATGCCGGGGATGATTTTGCTAGGAACAAAGCTGCTGAGGCGCTTTCCAGAAAG GCAATTCGAACGTTGATATCAAAGGATGCTGGGTCTGTTACTTATCCTG GTCCTAACAAACTGTTTGTGTTAATCAAGGCCCCTTCTTCTTTCAACCTGCCTCAGCATTTTCTGCCCAAACGTGATTTTAAGTACAACAGAAAG ATTGTGCCTCTCAGGCTATTGTTTAAGTGCCGGAACCAGGATCAGGAAGTCGCTGCTTCTACTTCAGAAGATTTGATCTG GTTTCAATGCCGACATGTGATAAAAGGCCTTGCAATGAATGCAATGGCAGAAGAATGA
- the LOC123889218 gene encoding splicing factor 3B subunit 2-like isoform X3, with the protein MDEEFRKIFEKFSFTDVAASEETDKKDEVAENAVTKKKAGSDSDSDDEENEQEEKGLGCYCSRSKVGDVFETKALVSKEKIFAAEQLWQSPMTGTYSHMTFLHNINGHLFVTKGKHGIEKQPFQLPDFIASTGIEKIRQFACSDCSIPTSPI; encoded by the exons ATGGATGaagaatttagaaaaatatttgagaagTTTAGTTTCACTGATGTCGCTGCTTCAGAG GAAACTGATAAGAAGGACGAGGTGGCAGAAAATGCAGTTACTAAAAAGAAGGCTGGTTCTGATTCTGACTCTGACGATGAAGAAAACGAGCAAGAAGAAAAAG GTTTGGGATGCTACTGCAGCAGATCCAAAGTTGGTGATGTTTTTGAAACCAAGGCATTGGTGTCAAAAGAGAAAATCTTTGCAG CGGAGCAGCTGTGGCAATCACC TATGACTGGGACCTATAGTCATATGACATTTTTGCATAATATTAATGGGCATTTATTTGTGACAAAG GGGAAACATGGTATTGAGAAACAACCCTTTCAGCTTCCTGATTTCATTGCTTCCACTGGTATTGAGAAAATTAGACAG TTTGCATGCTCTGATTGTTCCATCCCAACAA GTCCAATATga
- the LOC123889218 gene encoding splicing factor 3B subunit 2-like isoform X4, with product MDEEFRKIFEKFSFTDVAASEETDKKDEVAENAVTKKKAGSDSDSDDEENEQEEKGLGCYCSRSKVGDVFETKALVSKEKIFAAEQLWQSPMTGTYSHMTFLHNINGHLFVTKGKHGIEKQPFQLPDFIASTGIEKIRQVMGGNED from the exons ATGGATGaagaatttagaaaaatatttgagaagTTTAGTTTCACTGATGTCGCTGCTTCAGAG GAAACTGATAAGAAGGACGAGGTGGCAGAAAATGCAGTTACTAAAAAGAAGGCTGGTTCTGATTCTGACTCTGACGATGAAGAAAACGAGCAAGAAGAAAAAG GTTTGGGATGCTACTGCAGCAGATCCAAAGTTGGTGATGTTTTTGAAACCAAGGCATTGGTGTCAAAAGAGAAAATCTTTGCAG CGGAGCAGCTGTGGCAATCACC TATGACTGGGACCTATAGTCATATGACATTTTTGCATAATATTAATGGGCATTTATTTGTGACAAAG GGGAAACATGGTATTGAGAAACAACCCTTTCAGCTTCCTGATTTCATTGCTTCCACTGGTATTGAGAAAATTAGACAG GTGATGGGAGGAAATGAAGATTAA
- the LOC123889218 gene encoding splicing factor 3B subunit 2-like isoform X2, protein MDEEFRKIFEKFSFTDVAASEETDKKDEVAENAVTKKKAGSDSDSDDEENEQEEKGLGCYCSRSKVGDVFETKALVSKEKIFAAEQLWQSPMTGTYSHMTFLHNINGHLFVTKGKHGIEKQPFQLPDFIASTGIEKIRQFACSDCSIPTSDGRK, encoded by the exons ATGGATGaagaatttagaaaaatatttgagaagTTTAGTTTCACTGATGTCGCTGCTTCAGAG GAAACTGATAAGAAGGACGAGGTGGCAGAAAATGCAGTTACTAAAAAGAAGGCTGGTTCTGATTCTGACTCTGACGATGAAGAAAACGAGCAAGAAGAAAAAG GTTTGGGATGCTACTGCAGCAGATCCAAAGTTGGTGATGTTTTTGAAACCAAGGCATTGGTGTCAAAAGAGAAAATCTTTGCAG CGGAGCAGCTGTGGCAATCACC TATGACTGGGACCTATAGTCATATGACATTTTTGCATAATATTAATGGGCATTTATTTGTGACAAAG GGGAAACATGGTATTGAGAAACAACCCTTTCAGCTTCCTGATTTCATTGCTTCCACTGGTATTGAGAAAATTAGACAG TTTGCATGCTCTGATTGTTCCATCCCAACAA GTGATGGGAGGAAATGA
- the LOC123889218 gene encoding splicing factor 3B subunit 2-like isoform X1: protein MDEEFRKIFEKFSFTDVAASEETDKKDEVAENAVTKKKAGSDSDSDDEENEQEEKGLGCYCSRSKVGDVFETKALVSKEKIFAAEQLWQSPMTGTYSHMTFLHNINGHLFVTKGKHGIEKQPFQLPDFIASTGIEKIRQFACSDCSIPTSELNCYSISPFSFFFFFLCFSS from the exons ATGGATGaagaatttagaaaaatatttgagaagTTTAGTTTCACTGATGTCGCTGCTTCAGAG GAAACTGATAAGAAGGACGAGGTGGCAGAAAATGCAGTTACTAAAAAGAAGGCTGGTTCTGATTCTGACTCTGACGATGAAGAAAACGAGCAAGAAGAAAAAG GTTTGGGATGCTACTGCAGCAGATCCAAAGTTGGTGATGTTTTTGAAACCAAGGCATTGGTGTCAAAAGAGAAAATCTTTGCAG CGGAGCAGCTGTGGCAATCACC TATGACTGGGACCTATAGTCATATGACATTTTTGCATAATATTAATGGGCATTTATTTGTGACAAAG GGGAAACATGGTATTGAGAAACAACCCTTTCAGCTTCCTGATTTCATTGCTTCCACTGGTATTGAGAAAATTAGACAG TTTGCATGCTCTGATTGTTCCATCCCAACAAGTGAGCTTAATTGTTATTCAATTTCtccattttctttcttctttttcttcctgtGTTTTTCTTCCTAA
- the LOC123889932 gene encoding aluminum-activated malate transporter 2-like produces the protein MESSHVISITNEEDSNNNIAQMKKETNTHIGKNKINCSFVPRDNNKRKIKSEHDIKKMIHSIKVGLSLVLVSLLYIINPLFDQVGENAMWAIMTVVVIFEFNAGATLGKGFNRGIGTIVGGGLGCLAAILAQNIGGVGNSIFISTSVYIFGSFATYFRLVPKIKNRYDYGVVVFMLTFNLVVVSGARPGVKVWELARERLLTILMGFIVAICVNLFVYPLWASDELHDSIVSRFHHLANTIQGCLEECSKSVKEKENQPDATNFTVCKSVLNSKSKDESLANFAKWEPWHGKFGFSYPWEKYLKIGEILRELASLILALERCLLASKNPTATLKRSKAQLEQCEAIGSRVVWTLREVGDSLKKMRKCEERENIIAKLKTTREELSLVISTSNISEFENGEMLAIASLVFLLMEVVEKVGELVIEAGELQDKAGFRTRVTPVSS, from the exons ATGGAATCAAGTCATGTTATATCCATTACAAATGAAGAAGATAGCAACAACAATATTGCTCAAATGAAGAAAGAAACAAACACTCatattggaaaaaataaaatcaactgtTCTTTTGTTCCAAGGGACAACAATAAGAGGAAGATAAAAAGTGAACATGACATTAAGAAGATGATTCATAGCATCAAAGTAGGACTCTCACTTGTTTTGGTTTCACTTCTTTACATTATAAATCCTCTCTTTGATCAAGTTGGTGAAAATGCAATGTGGGCTATCATGACTGTTGTTGTCATCTTTGAATTCAATGCAG GAGCTACACTTGGAAAAGGCTTCAACCGTGGAATAGGGACTATTGTTGGAGGAGGATTGGGATGCTTAGCAGCAATTTTGGCACAAAACATTGGAGGAGTTGGCAACTCAATTTTCATTAGTACTTCAGTATATATCTTTG GATCATTTGCTACATATTTTCGACTAGTTCCAAAAATAAAGAACAGATATGATTATGGAGTGGTGGTATTTATGCTAACATTCAATCTAGTAGTGGTATCTGGGGCACGTCCAGGAGTTAAAGTTTGGGAATTAGCAAGAGAACGTTTATTGACAATCCTAATGGGTTTCATTGTTGCTATTTGTGTCAATTTATTTGTTTATCCTTTGTGGGCCAGTGATGAACTTCATGATTCCATTGTCTCTAGATTCCACCATCTTGCAAATACAATTCAAg gttgcTTAGAGGAATGTTCAAAATCAGTCAAGGAAAAGGAAAATCAACCCGATGCTACCAACTTCACAGTTTGCAAGTCAGTGTTGAACTCCAAGTCAAAGGATGAATCATTG GCAAATTTTGCAAAGTGGGAACCTTGGCATGGAAAATTTGGATTTTCCTACCCATGGGAAAAATACTTAAAGATTGGAGAGATTCTTCGAGAACTAGCTTCACTCATTCTTGCGTTGGAACGTTGCCTCCTAGCCTCAAAAAAT cCCACTGCAACTTTGAAGCGATCAAAAGCCCAATTAGAACAGTGTGAAGCAATTGGGTCAAGGGTTGTTTGGACTCTACGAGAAGTTGGAGATAGcttgaaaaaaatgagaaaatgtgAAGAAAGGGAAAACATTATAGCTAAGTTGAAAACAACTAGAGAAGAGTTGAGTTTGGTGATTTCAACCTCCAATATTTCAGAATTTGAGAATGGTGAAATGCTAGCAATTGCAAGCTTGGTGTTTTTGCTTATGGAAGTGGTTGAGAAGGTAGGTGAATTGGTTATAGAGGCCGGGGAACTTCAAGATAAAGCCGGTTTTCGCACCCGTGTGACTCCAGTCTCTTCATAG